The Miscanthus floridulus cultivar M001 chromosome 6, ASM1932011v1, whole genome shotgun sequence genomic interval TGTCTAAAGTAGTACTGTATTGACCAAGATATAAAGTGACAAATAAATACAACCAAAATTAACAACATTAACCAAACAGAAGCATCTTTATGTCACCATTCATCTCAGTTTCCCCGTTTCATCATCGATCAGCTGTATGATAAGGAACAACACAAGTTCAGGGCAGGTCTTCCTTCATGCCACGGGCGAACTCCTCAGAGTGCTCCTTGGTGACGCAGCTGGCGAGCATCCTGGTGCCGTCCAGCGGGAGCGGCGCCTTGAGGAAGACGACGGAGGCGATGAAGTCATTGTTGACGAGCGGGCCGGCGAACATGGGGGGGCCAAAACCGTAGTCCACCTCAGAGAAGCCGAGCTTGCTCCAGTCGGAGACATAGATGGACTCGTAGTTGAAGGTCATCTGGAACGGGTCCTGGTCCGTCTCCTCCTTGGCGAAGCGGAAGAACTCGACGGCCATCCTGTCCTTGGCCTCCCGGATCATGTCGACGACCTCCATGATGGAGGAGGCGAGCACCTTCTCGGCCGGCGCGGACATCTTCACGGGGAAGATGGAGTTGCCGTAGTAACCCCTGTCGAGCTTGAGCAGGTGGCGGACGCTGGCGAAGAAGCAGAGCTTGACCTCGGTGGCGGGGTCCAGGGCGAGCGCCCGGGTGCGGCACTGCCAGAGCTTGGCCGTGAGCACGTCGAAGCCCGAGCAGAACTTGCCGCTGTGCGCCTTGTACTGCCTCTTGAGGTCGTCGATGTAGGGCGTGGGGAAGTCGAGCACCACGTAGTCCAGCGCCAGCACGGGGAGCTCCGGGAGCGGGCCCGGCTTGATGTTCGGGTTGGGGAACTTCTCCCGGTGCCACACGGGCAGCACCTTGGGCTCCGTCAGCCCCCGCGCCATGTCCCCCACGGCGTTGATGAACTGCGCCGCGCCCATGCCGTCTGCCGACGCGTGGTTGAACCGCAGGCCCATCACGAACCCGCCGCAGGTGAACTTTGTGATCTGAGACCATGCAATGCAATAGTGTCATTCAGCGCTGAGCCTGGAGCCAGGCAATGGCATTTGGTACTAGGAGTTTGTATTGTAAGAAATTTTTTGCTTGCAAGTTGCAACTTCAGCTAAGTTCATGTAGTAAATCATACCTGTTGCTCGAGATCTAAGGCATTATTAAACGGTGACCGTCTCCGACAACCGTtactcaaaatacaagactcattttaCGTTTAGGTAGCGCTATAGGCAAAGAGTTCAATATCTATTTTTGATCTTCAACAACCAGACTCAAAAAAGAACTCTTTCTATAAATGGGTCTTTCTCCATGTTATCTTTGTCAAATCTGAAGGGCGCAGCGTAACCATCTCTCGGTGGCAATCAGTCACACACAACAGTAAAGAAAGAGTATGTAATCGGTGGCGACCAGTCGCAACAGTAAAAGGTGTACCTGCGAAAGATCTATACGAGCGGTCTCACACATGACATGACACAGCTCTTACCCAGGGGTGTTTAGTTCCCCCAATTTCCAGAATTtggtactatgcaaaaagaagattcctcgtcacatcaaatttacgatacatgcatggagtactaaatattgacgaaataaaaaactaattacacagtttggttgtactttacgagacgaacgttttaagcctaattaatcaacgtttggacaattattaccaaatacaaacgaaatgctatagTAGTTACTGTGGCTACAGTAACTCTGCCGCGCGCCGATTCCGCGCCGAACTAAACGAGGGCCCAACTACCCCAAAGCAAAGCTGTCGGTGGGCCGTGGACAAAAGCAGGAAAGAGGCCAAGCCTTGGCTCAAAAGCAACATACACGTACGAGTAAACTACCGCTTAGTATCTGGCAACGACAACAACCGGTCGGCTACTGGTCATGCCCGGTCGGCATCACCACAGGTACAGTTTGTGCGTTATGGCTAGATGATCACTACCGCTACCAACATCTACTACCATATGGCAATTGGAGCGTCGTGGTCAGAGCATGACGAGTTGGGTACGCCTCTCCCGCTCTTGGCGCCTCCGTGGCTCACATCGTGGCGCCGCTTTCGGGCACCGAGTCCGTCCGGCCGCCGTCTACGCCAGTGCGGACCTGCCCACCAGTACCTAGTCCCTCCCCACCCAGGCCCCAGGCCCCGGGCCCATGCGTAACGACACAGCCACACCGCGGAACGGAAGGAAGGCTGGGGTCGAAGTCGCCGCAATGTCACGCTGCCAGTGTTCGGCGGAATTGGCCGCTGTGTTCGGTCGGACGGCAGCCGCATGCGTGGCGTTGGCGTGGTCTACTGGCTATCCACGCTAGTACGCTACAAGTTCTCCTCTGCCCACAGCCCCACCTGACGCCATGCGTGTCCGACGACCTGAAGCCCGGAACGGGGAACACGGACGCGGCTGTTAGGCTGGCCAGTTCGTATTGTTGTTGGTTCATGAAGAAATATTATTGACTGATttgtataagagaaaaatattattccgacgGCCACGGCCAAGCGAACAGACAGTATTAGAACCGCGCGGATCAGCCTCACGCCCTCACCGCCCGCGTTCAGTACGGGGCCATCTAGCGGCTAGTACTACCAGAGTACCAGTAGCCGTTAATATCCCCTGCATTTTAGCCGACCCCACGCCGCGCTAATTCTAATTTTTGGATTCGATGTGGGGAAAAGAACAGATATTAGGACGGGGGCGCGAGGTGATTATTACGCGACGGCGGGAATCTGGCAGGGTTGGTCCCACTTGCCAGCCTCATCAACCGACACGGTCAACCTCCCCAGATGACCTGGCTTCTGGCTATGGCGAACGCGCCTTCTCTGACCCCGCTGGGCTTTTGACCTGTCGCCCCTGCTGCAGTGCTCCCCAGACCAGATCTACTGCGCGCGCGTGCCCAAGCCCGGATCTGATCCGACGAGCAACGAATCCCTCTCGCGTCGCAGAGCAATCGGCAAGCGAGAGAATGGGATGAGATGAGACGGCCAATACCTGCATCATCATGATGGTGTTGTGCGGCTCGACAGGCCAGCGGTCGTCGCCGGGGTAAGGGACGAGCTCCTCCTTGGGCAGCAGCAGGGGCCGCTCCAGGAACCGCACGTCCTCCAGGCTGCAGTCCGCCTGGGCCTCCGCGAAGTAGACGCCGTCGGCGGTGCACCGGATGGCGGGGCACCCGGCCTGCTCCCCTTCCACGATGCGCCCCGCCAGCGGGTAGAAGAAGGCGAGCGCCTTGCCCAGCGCGGCACGGATCACGGCGGGCGCCGCGTCCGCGCCGGAGCGGAAGATGTGCATCGACTCCACCAGGCCACGGTGCGTCGGGTACCGGTCCACCCACGCCAGCGGCAGCGTCTCCTCGGGCGTCGCTGACGCCGGCTTCACCGGGCCCTCCGAGATCCGCGTCACCTTGAACCCCGCCATGCCTGCTGCCCGAcggccgacgacgacgatgctCTGCTCTGGTGGTGCTCTTGGCTTTGGCTTTGTGGGGATGGTGGGAATGGCCGGCTTCGATGAGCTCCGTGAGCTGGGTGGGCTTAAATGGAGGAGCTGGAGCTTGCCTTGCAGGCTGCACAGTGCAGCAGTGGAGTCTGGCGCGTGTGGCGCTGGCAGGCGGGGCCCGCGGGAGAGCGCGTTGAATTTCCGGTGCCGGTTCGGTGGCTGCGACGGCCGAGATCGGCCGCCGGATGCGCGGATCGGATGGATGGATGTTTCACGTACACACGCCGCTTGCCGTACGTTGAGGCAGTCGCAGCTGCGGTTGGATAGGATGTTTCAGATCCGGGCAAAAATCACGTAGGTTCTGGGTGTCACGTAGGGTATTGGATGTTTGatattaataaaaataaataaattatagaattcgtCGGTAATTCacaagataaatttattaaatttaattaatctattattagcacatgaggttactgtagcaccacgttgcctaatcatgggctaattagactcaaaagatttgtctcgtaaattagtcgtaaactgtataattagttatttttagtctatatttaatattttatgtaTATGTTCAATATTCAATGGGATATGAAGTAAACTTTTAagtaggaactaaacaagggctcacgttggagtTGCATCTTGCATCAAGCATCATTTCCATCCCGTGGGGCAGGTTCGATCGGGACACCTGTGATTATATTTGAGCCGATTTATGTTTGCTCGGACAAAACATCTTCACTAGATTGGATCAAACGTTGCTGCATTTATTTATTTCATTCAGTTGAAGTCTACGTAGATCTCACAACGGGGACATGCGAGAGAGAGAAATCTTTCGCACTGTAGTTATATTATTAGTGCTAACTTGAACTCCTTGTATTATTTACTTTGGGAGATGCTACAGTGCTCCTCCTTTTTAAAATTGCACGCATCTTAAAGCCCAGCCCGTGCCTGCCTAGACCACACACACCCAACAGAACTCGTCCCCGCCCCTTTCTTCGGACGTTGTAAATCTTGTAGAATCTCGTTTGCTTCTTctttataaataaattatttttggATTTATCTTTGTACTCCGTACGTGTCTAGCAAGATTACGTTATTCagaccttgtttagattgaggttaggaatcagtatttggcactgtagcactttcgtttgtatttgacaattattgtccaatcatggcctaattaggctcaaaatattcgtcttgtaatttacaatcaaactgtgtaattagttattttttatctacatttaatactccatatatgtgtcaaagatttgatgtgacggaaagaaagtgaaaaaacttacaatctaaactaGGCCTGGGTCTCTGATCTGAATGTAACTGACACCTTGACGCGCTCTCTGAATTTTCTCAAAGCAATCTGTGAATGTAACTGACAGCTTGACTTGACGCACTCTGCTCTGAATTTTCTCAAAGCAAAAGGCTTCAGTTTATCTCATAGAAAAGGCACGAATATTCACTTTTCCATAACTGCATAACGTCCATTCACTTCCTCCAGAATAAGGTGGTGTTTAGTTACCCCTCTTAAATTTTAGTTGTTGTTCCATCGAATGttggacatatgtatggagtattaaatatagactaattatgaaactaattgtatagtttatgattaatttgcgagacgaatcttttaagcctaattagttcatgatttgtcaatgtggtgctacagtaaacatgtgctaataaagtattaattaggcttaaaaaattcgtctcgtggagtactgatggattatgaaatttgtttttttattagtatccgaacaccacatGCAACATCCTCTCGACacactcctaaattttagtcacaggATCCAAACATCACATAAAATTTGTCTAGCCCTGCTGTTTATCTGATGAAACtgagggcgcgtttagatgcaattttttttgggtttcggctactgtagcactttcgtttgtatttggcaattagtgtctaattatggactaattaggttcgaaagtttcatctcgcaatttctcacccaattgtgcaattagttttttttcatctacatttagtactccatgcatgtgccacaagattcgatatgatggatACTGTgcaaaaaattttgggaactaaacaggcccggAAGGTTCTGAACACTGTCCAttcaggcctggtttagttcgcgaaatttagattttgggtctactgtagcaccttcgtttttatttggcaaatagtgtccaaacattgactaattaggcttaaaacgttcgtctcgtaatttcccaccaaactgtgtaattagtttttcttttcgtctacatttaatactccatgcatgggccgcaaacattcgatgtgacagatactgtagcaactttttggaaattgggtagcaactaaacaagggctcagtaACCCAGAACAACGGATCAATTTCAGTAATGCAGCATACTCCGTACTCCTATCGACTAGGCAGTACTGCTCCTAAGAAAAAAGTATTTAGCACGGGCGCCAAACTCTGCTAAGGTAGCGACGCCATTGACCACTAGCGTATTGTATCTTATTTTTTCATCTTCCTTAGCACCACCTTGAACCAAACATTGGAGCTGACAAAAAGGACACTGGAATCTTCCAATGAAGTCTCTCATTTTGTAACCACGTACGTACTCCCTACGTCCCTAAAGAATATCGTTATGGGTTTCGTATTGGTCAAtattttttaaatttaactagTTTTACAGTAAATATtaatatctctaaataaatttattacgaaaatatatttaacgatttatctaattatactaattatgcatcataaatattaatatttttatatatatttaattaaaattaaaaacatttgacttctaaaaaaacaaaaatgacaTTTTTTAAGGTACAGAGGGAATAACTAGAGTATAATGCCTGACCACTAGTCGATTTGTGCATACTTTACAACGCGATTGCCTACCTAATGCGCcgaaagaaaaataaataaaccgGGCTTGGCTCCTTTCACAAAGCGTCGGTCTACTACACAACAATGTGTTTTATACAATTTCAACATATAAATTTTTTTACACCataagattaagatccaacaacctccatccttcttctacctttagccttcttctaccttcagACAATCACAAGATCATAGATCCACAGATCACaaatcacatatcacataaaatattttttttctatgaaagaacAAATTACAGAGCGATTGGTTCTATTGCTGCCTGTTCGTCATAGGTCGCGTCGTGGGGCCACCTGACACCTGACATATTACAGAGCGATTCGCGTTCACGTCCTCTCTCTCTCACGGACGCGACCAGCCACCTGACATGACCACGCGCATCGTCTCTCTCTGGCGTTAGCGTTTACTGGCTTGCAGATTTGACGAACACAGATAATCGAGGCaaggatccggtgactaaaaatccatgtgtttttttaatGCTAAAAcattgtatagcatttctgttcaCAAATGGCCCGTTCCAGACAGTGGCACGACTCGATCGACGGCAGTGCAATCTATTCCTGCAAGATAACTTGCAAaattctttcttttttccttttcaaaaaaaaatgaggAAATTTAATAAGGGATGGTTCCGAGGAGAGCATGCATGTATTCAGCCTGTTTGGCTGGTGCTGATacaatcgtatacgatcgtggattatcactgttggctggtttggtgtgagagaaaaatattattctggctgaaaatttatgatcctttacgaccaagcgaacaggctgattgtagCCGGACGAAATTGACATTTAATCCAGTTGCAAACTTTTGTCAAATTTGCTGCAGTAATATATCATATCGATCTGGCGGCCGGCTCTCGCTTCCCTTTGAGCCTGGCACGGATCACTGATCCATGGGCGTAGCAGAAGCACTGAGGTTTTTCTTTGCAAGGAGTCAAACGATGTTTGAGAGCAAACATAATAAAGTGATACTCCTATATAACTAGTGAAGTTCTCGCATCAAATTGATGCTAAAATGAAGAAGGGAAAAAGGCTGGGAGAGGAAAGAGAAGCTGAGTAGGTCGCAAACTTACATTCAGCTAAGACAAGGACCCCAAAGAGACATTATGAGATAATAAGGTATACCATGTATTAATGGTGTGCTATGTATTAACATCTACTAACTattactatatgagtgggctattATATTGACTTAGCTAGAAACACACTAAATTAATATGCTTGCTAATACTACAATTCACTGTTGGTTGTATATACATTTAACTGTATGTATATTTAATTGTATGGAGTTGGCTACTTAGGTCATACTTCATCGTTAACATGTTGGCCCACTTTCTTCTcttgtagattttttttttttggaaacttGGGCTCTTGTAGAGTTTTTGAAAGCTTATATATCAGCTGGCACGTGACGTACGGAGTGGCAGTAAGCTTATAGTCAATTATCTTCTCCTCTGTCTTTTACATCAACATAAAGCTCACTTACAACTCTTTATTactttattattatatatacttGTTCTTGGTGATGTAATTACATATGGTTGTGTGAATTTTGGTGAAAAGGGTTTTGTACTTCATCTGGACTTATTAACGTGCTTGTGAGGAATAAAGTGCAG includes:
- the LOC136461613 gene encoding acyl transferase 9-like, whose product is MAGFKVTRISEGPVKPASATPEETLPLAWVDRYPTHRGLVESMHIFRSGADAAPAVIRAALGKALAFFYPLAGRIVEGEQAGCPAIRCTADGVYFAEAQADCSLEDVRFLERPLLLPKEELVPYPGDDRWPVEPHNTIMMMQITKFTCGGFVMGLRFNHASADGMGAAQFINAVGDMARGLTEPKVLPVWHREKFPNPNIKPGPLPELPVLALDYVVLDFPTPYIDDLKRQYKAHSGKFCSGFDVLTAKLWQCRTRALALDPATEVKLCFFASVRHLLKLDRGYYGNSIFPVKMSAPAEKVLASSIMEVVDMIREAKDRMAVEFFRFAKEETDQDPFQMTFNYESIYVSDWSKLGFSEVDYGFGPPMFAGPLVNNDFIASVVFLKAPLPLDGTRMLASCVTKEHSEEFARGMKEDLP